From Glycine max cultivar Williams 82 chromosome 11, Glycine_max_v4.0, whole genome shotgun sequence, the proteins below share one genomic window:
- the LOC100778309 gene encoding protein OCTOPUS, with translation MTSKTDGFTTCHRHPSTPVTGFCASCLRERLAGIDSSSADSPELRRTKSFSGRTADAPSSSAAPEPRRRSCEVGLPPLGGLLSDPFNVADKNKKPPNRTAEICSGPAGVGTGENEGGNAVRVSGDDDGEGKTMKEFIDLELRDKKNTGRDFRDIAASFRDAASVFSKGLMKWRRKENPKRNRNNDGASAGVGSVEKLGLRTLHETQSEVGEYGFALGRRSCDTDLRLSVDDSRFSFEAPRASWDGYLIGKAFPRVSPMVCVGDRVLLEEEGEESLENGEECCPGGSAQTKHYYSDWHRRRRSFDRSNSRKKPLMGDVDELRVISNAKVSPASTELFYGAKVLITENDLRDANLKTSNSVLSDSVMESASKDDACDAAYGDGQKGLNRFHKWGKWWCKLGIVQRRREDRLGEGEYAGGGDMVNEPIAESWQKLRRVVNGQASESVCEKLIRSHSVCCRDPCRTVGLANGFVGSETKGHVFNGRQKFMLQRNRSVRYSPSNADNGLLRFYLTPLKSYRRSRSGKTSLKSSNPTARSFF, from the coding sequence ATGACTTCCAAAACGGACGGTTTCACTACCTGTCACCGTCACCCTTCCACACCCGTAACCGGTTTCTGTGCCTCCTGTCTCCGCGAACGTCTCGCCGGCATCGATTCCTCCTCCGCCGACTCGCCGGAACTCCGCCGCACCAAGTCCTTCTCCGGCCGCACCGCCGACGCTCCATCCTCCTCCGCCGCCCCGGAGCCCCGCCGCAGGTCCTGCGAGGTTGGACTGCCGCCGCTGGGCGGCTTGCTGTCTGACCCCTTCAACGTTGCCGACAAGAACAAGAAGCCTCCGAATCGGACAGCTGAGATCTGTTCCGGCCCCGCCGGCGTCGGAACCGGAGAGAACGAGGGCGGCAACGCGGTTAGAGTTTCTGGCGATGACGACGGAGAGGGGAAGACGATGAAGGAGTTCATAGATCTCGAATTGCGGGACAAAAAGAACACAGGGAGAGATTTCAGAGACATCGCTGCGAGTTTTCGAGATGCGGCTTCCGTTTTCAGCAAGGGATTGATGAAATGGCGACGGAAAGAGAATCCGAAGAGAAACCGCAACAACGACGGCGCCAGTGCCGGCGTTGGTTCGGTCGAAAAGCTAGGGTTGAGGACATTGCATGAGACGCAATCGGAGGTCGGAGAATACGGTTTCGCGTTAGGTAGAAGATCGTGCGACACTGATCTGAGGTTATCCGTGGACGATTCGCGGTTTTCGTTCGAAGCTCCTCGAGCTTCTTGGGACGGTTATTTGATAGGGAAAGCGTTCCCTAGGGTTTCCCCAATGGTTTGTGTTGGTGATAGGGTTTTGCTTGAAGAAGAGGGAGAAGAGAGTTTGGAGAATGGTGAAGAGTGTTGTCCTGGTGGTTCAGCTCAGACTAAGCATTACTATTCAGATTGGCATAGGAGGAGAAGGAGTTTCGATAGGTCGAATTCGCGTAAGAAGCCGTTAATGGGGGATGTTGATGAATTGAGAGTGATATCTAATGCTAAGGTTTCCCCTGCCTCCACTGAGTTGTTCTATGGGGCAAAGGTATTGATAACTGAGAATGATTTGAGGGATGCGAATTTGAAAACGTCCAATAGTGTTCTATCTGATAGTGTAATGGAGTCTGCTTCTAaggatgatgcttgtgatgctGCATATGGGGATGGCCAAAAGGGATTGAACAGGTTTCACAAGTGGGGTAAGTGGTGGTGTAAATTAGGGATAGTGCAGAGGAGAAGAGAAGATAGGTTGGgagaaggagagtatgctggtGGTGGTGATATGGTTAATGAGCCAATTGCAGAGTCTTGGCAGAAGCTAAGGAGGGTGGTTAATGGACAAGCAAGCGAGTCGGTTTGTGAGAAGCTTATTCGTAGCCATAGTGTTTGTTGTAGAGATCCTTGTAGAACGGTGGGTTTAGCCAATGGCTTTGTGGGTTCTGAGACTAAAGGCCATGTTTTCAATGGAAGGCAGAAGTTTATGCTTCAGAGGAACCGGAGTGTTAGGTATTCACCAAGTAATGCTGACAATGGCTTGTTAAGGTTCTATTTGACACCCTTGAAAAGCTATAGGAGAAGCAGGTCTGGAAAGACTAGCTTAAAGAGTTCAAATCCAACAGCCAGAAGTTTCTTTTGA